Within Ramlibacter henchirensis, the genomic segment AAGGTGGTGCAGGACACCTGGGAGCTGATCACTCAGCCCTTCTACGACCGCGGCGGCAACGACGTGGGCATTGCCTGGCAGCTGCTCGCGAGCCTCAAGCGGGTTGCGTACGGCTATTCGCTCGCAGTGCTGGCCGGCGTGAGCCTGGGCGTGCTGGTGGGCCAGTCGACGTGGGCGCTGCGCGGGCTCGATCCGCTGTTCCAGGTGCTGCGCACTGTGCCGCCGCTGGCGTGGCTGCCGATCTCGCTGGCCGGCTTCCGCGACGGCCATCCGTCCGCGATCTTCGTGATCTTCATCACCTCGATCTGGCCGATCATCATCAACACGTCGATCGGCATCCGGAACATCCCCGAGGACTACCGCAACGTCGCCAAGGTGATCCGCCTGAACGGCATCGAGTACTTCACCAAGATCATGCTGCCGGCGGCGGCGCCCTTCATCTTCTCGGGGCTGCGCATCGGCGTGGGCCTGTCCTGGCTGGCCATCAT encodes:
- the ntrB gene encoding nitrate ABC transporter permease codes for the protein MTSTDTIEPIRLAPPSAPGALHAWLSSIARGFLTHVLPPLLIIGFLVLIWQVLGSRPGASLPAPTKVVQDTWELITQPFYDRGGNDVGIAWQLLASLKRVAYGYSLAVLAGVSLGVLVGQSTWALRGLDPLFQVLRTVPPLAWLPISLAGFRDGHPSAIFVIFITSIWPIIINTSIGIRNIPEDYRNVAKVIRLNGIEYFTKIMLPAAAPFIFSGLRIGVGLSWLAIIAAEMLIGGVGIGFFIWDAWNSSRISDIILALVYVGLVGYALDRIVAFIGRKVTRGTAAS